The following coding sequences lie in one Bacteroidota bacterium genomic window:
- the dnaB gene encoding replicative DNA helicase has translation MENTQHQQRSVRVSDANVVNLAKGKIQPQALDLEEAVLGAMMIDKKGLDEVIDILSPEIFYKPAHQEIFRAILSLFENTQPIDILTVSNELKTKGKLEEAGGDYYLVQLSQKVSSSAHIEFHARIIIQKNIQRELIRVSGEIIKDSYDETIDVLDLIDGAENKLFEITNGNFNKGAETAQSLVRQAVEKIQEMGQKEGLSGVPSGFAKVDKVTNGWHPADLVIIAARPGMGKTAFVLSMAKNIGIRYDLPVAIFSLEMSNVQLITRLISSETGLSSEKLKKGNLEQHEWQQLNTKVKTLENAPIFIDDTPALSIFDLRAKARRLKSQFDIQIIIIDYLQLMTAGGSGGNREQEISMISRNLKAIAKELNIPVIALSQLSRAVETRGGNKRPLLSDLRESGAIEQDADIVSFIYRPEYYDIAEWEDGTPTEGQGELIIAKHRNGSLEDVRLKFIGSQITFTDLEESFGGGEFESSMNQNILPETPDNAFGADPGEEFNPFDNSAPF, from the coding sequence ATGGAAAATACTCAACATCAACAGCGTAGTGTCAGAGTTAGTGATGCTAATGTAGTTAATCTGGCTAAAGGAAAAATACAACCTCAGGCCTTGGATCTCGAAGAAGCAGTTCTTGGAGCAATGATGATTGATAAAAAAGGTTTGGATGAAGTTATTGACATACTTAGTCCTGAAATTTTTTATAAACCTGCCCACCAGGAAATTTTCAGAGCCATATTAAGTCTTTTCGAAAACACTCAGCCTATCGATATTTTAACAGTATCGAATGAGTTAAAAACTAAAGGCAAGCTCGAAGAGGCAGGTGGTGATTATTACCTTGTACAACTATCGCAAAAAGTTTCTTCGTCTGCGCACATTGAATTCCATGCCAGAATTATTATTCAAAAAAATATTCAACGTGAACTTATCAGGGTTTCCGGAGAAATAATAAAAGATTCCTACGATGAGACTATTGATGTATTAGACCTGATAGACGGAGCTGAAAACAAGCTTTTCGAAATTACAAACGGTAACTTTAATAAAGGAGCCGAAACTGCTCAAAGCCTTGTTCGTCAGGCCGTAGAGAAAATTCAGGAAATGGGACAGAAAGAAGGTCTTTCGGGAGTTCCTTCAGGCTTTGCCAAAGTAGATAAAGTAACTAACGGATGGCACCCTGCCGATCTTGTTATTATAGCTGCCCGTCCGGGTATGGGAAAAACTGCCTTTGTACTTTCCATGGCTAAAAATATAGGTATCAGATACGATTTACCGGTTGCTATATTTTCGTTGGAGATGTCGAATGTACAGCTAATTACTCGTCTTATTTCCAGTGAAACTGGCCTTTCGTCCGAAAAATTAAAAAAAGGAAACTTAGAACAACACGAGTGGCAACAATTAAACACTAAGGTGAAAACCTTAGAAAATGCCCCGATATTTATTGATGATACACCGGCTCTTTCAATTTTCGACCTTAGAGCGAAAGCAAGACGATTAAAATCTCAGTTCGATATACAAATAATTATTATCGATTACCTTCAGTTGATGACTGCAGGTGGTAGTGGTGGAAACAGGGAACAGGAAATTTCAATGATTTCGAGGAACCTTAAAGCCATTGCAAAGGAATTGAACATCCCTGTAATTGCACTTTCACAGTTATCGCGTGCGGTTGAAACAAGGGGAGGAAACAAACGTCCGTTATTGTCCGATTTACGTGAATCAGGAGCTATTGAGCAGGATGCCGATATTGTTTCGTTCATATACCGTCCCGAGTATTACGATATTGCTGAATGGGAAGATGGTACTCCAACAGAAGGTCAGGGAGAGTTGATCATCGCTAAACACCGTAACGGATCGCTGGAAGATGTAAGATTGAAGTTTATCGGATCACAGATTACCTTTACCGATTTGGAAGAAAGCTTTGGCGGAGGTGAATTTGAATCGAGTATGAATCAGAATATCCTACC